The proteins below come from a single Aegilops tauschii subsp. strangulata cultivar AL8/78 chromosome 6, Aet v6.0, whole genome shotgun sequence genomic window:
- the LOC120966408 gene encoding uncharacterized protein: MSIRRLGVSDFRGVRERRSGAFSSEIWFREKRLILGTFDTAEEADLAPLPRLFTDEDRRVHRRRQRRLAIAEKDVEALVVWRGGFPQDIVDECQFYKQRRLERDARRRERATYREDKRSRKQAAQLKLELRETARWDFEDEAYADAYVQTSEEDITESESESDE; encoded by the exons ATGTCGATCCGCCGCCTGGGCGTTTCGGATTTTCGCGGAGTCCGCGAGCGccgctccggcgccttctcctcCGAGATCTGGTTTCGCGAGAAACGTCTCATCCTCGGCACCTTCGATACCGCAGAGGAGGCG GATCTGGCGCCTCTCCCACGGCTtttcaccgacgaggatcgtcgtgtCCACCGGAGGCGGCAGCGTCGCCTCGCCATCGCGGAGAAGGACGTGGAAGCCTTGGTGGTGTGGCGCGGaggcttcccgcaggacatcgtCGACGAGTGCCAGTTCTACAAGCAAAGGAGGTTGGAGAGGGATGCGAGGAGGAGGGAGCGAGCCACCTATCGGGAGGACAAGCGTTCGCGGAAGCAGGCAGCTCAATTGAAACTGGAGCTACGAGAAACGGCGCGTTGGGACTTTGAAGACGAGGCGTATGCTGACGCCTACgttcagacgtcggaggaggacattaccGAGTCGGAGTCAGAAAGCGACGAGTAG